The following proteins are co-located in the Siansivirga zeaxanthinifaciens CC-SAMT-1 genome:
- a CDS encoding polyribonucleotide nucleotidyltransferase — protein sequence MIPKVFKEVIDLGDGRTISLETGKLAKQAHGSVVVQSGNCMLLCTVVSNYSASPGIDFLPLTVDYREKFAAAGRYPGGFFKREARPSDGEVLTMRLVDRVLRPLFPKDYHAETQVMIQLMSHDENVMPDALAGLAASAAIQLSDVPFETPISEVRVGRIDGQFIINPTFAQLEQSDFDMVIGASADSVMMVEGEMKEISEEEMVEAIKFAHDAIKVQCAAQVKLAEAFGKKETREYEPEREDEALAKKVLDLTYDKVYAVAKKASSKHERSAAFEAIKEEVKANFTEEELEDFGDLVSKYFYKAEKKAVRDLTLNEGLRLDGRKTTDIRPIWCEVDYLPSTHGSSIFTRGETQALATVTLGTSREANQIDMPSFEGEERFYLHYNFPPFSTGEARPLRGTSRREVGHGNLAQRALKGMIPDDYAYTVRVVSEVLESNGSSSMATVCAGTMALMDAGVPMKKPVSGIAMGLITDTETGKYAVLSDILGDEDHLGDMDFKVTGTADGITACQMDIKVKGLSYEILVNALKQAQAGRLHILGKLVETIAQPNADVKPHAPKMITRIIPNAYIGALIGPGGKVIQELQKATKTTIVINEDPVTEEGIVEILGTNQDGIDAVLAKIDSLMFKPEVGGTYEVKVIKMLDFGAVVEYTQAPGNEVLLHVSELAWERTENVTDVVNMGDVFNVKYFGVDPKTRKEKVSRKALLEKPEGYVARPPRDNNDRGGRDNRGRDNRGRDNRRDDRRPREDKKED from the coding sequence ATGATTCCAAAAGTTTTTAAGGAGGTTATTGACCTTGGTGACGGTAGAACTATTTCTCTCGAAACCGGAAAATTAGCAAAGCAGGCACATGGTTCTGTTGTTGTTCAGTCGGGAAATTGTATGTTGTTATGTACAGTTGTTTCTAACTATAGTGCAAGTCCTGGTATAGATTTCTTACCGTTAACAGTAGATTATCGCGAGAAATTTGCTGCTGCAGGTCGTTACCCTGGTGGTTTCTTTAAAAGAGAAGCAAGACCTAGTGATGGCGAGGTGTTAACAATGCGTTTGGTAGACCGTGTTTTACGTCCGTTATTCCCAAAAGATTACCATGCAGAAACACAAGTTATGATACAGTTAATGTCTCATGATGAAAACGTTATGCCCGATGCTTTAGCTGGTTTAGCTGCTTCTGCTGCTATCCAATTAAGTGATGTGCCTTTTGAAACGCCTATTTCTGAAGTTCGTGTTGGCCGTATTGATGGTCAATTTATTATAAATCCAACCTTTGCACAATTAGAGCAATCTGATTTTGATATGGTTATTGGTGCTTCTGCCGATTCTGTTATGATGGTTGAAGGTGAAATGAAAGAGATTTCGGAAGAAGAAATGGTTGAAGCTATTAAATTTGCTCACGATGCCATTAAAGTACAATGTGCTGCTCAAGTAAAACTTGCTGAGGCTTTTGGTAAAAAAGAAACTCGCGAATATGAGCCAGAACGTGAAGATGAAGCGCTTGCAAAAAAAGTTCTAGATTTAACTTACGATAAAGTTTATGCTGTAGCGAAAAAAGCGTCTTCTAAACACGAACGTAGTGCTGCTTTTGAAGCTATTAAAGAAGAAGTTAAAGCTAACTTTACTGAAGAAGAATTAGAAGATTTTGGAGATCTAGTTTCTAAATATTTCTACAAAGCAGAGAAAAAAGCCGTTAGAGACCTAACATTAAATGAAGGTTTACGTTTAGACGGACGTAAAACTACAGATATTAGACCTATATGGTGTGAGGTAGATTATTTACCTTCTACACACGGTTCGTCTATATTTACTCGTGGAGAAACGCAAGCATTAGCCACAGTTACATTAGGTACTTCCAGAGAAGCAAACCAAATAGATATGCCATCGTTTGAAGGTGAAGAGCGTTTCTATTTACATTATAACTTCCCTCCTTTTTCAACTGGTGAAGCACGTCCTCTAAGAGGAACGTCGCGTCGTGAAGTTGGTCACGGAAACTTAGCACAACGTGCTTTAAAAGGGATGATTCCAGATGATTATGCTTATACTGTAAGAGTTGTTTCTGAAGTATTAGAAAGTAACGGATCATCGTCTATGGCAACGGTTTGTGCTGGTACAATGGCACTTATGGATGCTGGTGTACCAATGAAAAAACCTGTTTCTGGTATTGCAATGGGTTTAATTACAGACACTGAAACTGGAAAATACGCTGTATTATCTGATATTTTAGGTGATGAAGATCATTTAGGTGACATGGACTTTAAAGTTACAGGTACTGCCGATGGTATTACGGCTTGCCAAATGGACATTAAAGTTAAAGGATTGTCTTATGAAATTCTGGTAAATGCACTTAAACAAGCTCAAGCTGGACGTTTACATATTTTAGGAAAACTGGTTGAAACTATTGCGCAACCAAATGCCGATGTGAAACCACACGCTCCTAAAATGATTACAAGAATAATTCCTAACGCTTACATTGGTGCTTTAATTGGACCTGGAGGAAAAGTAATTCAAGAGTTACAAAAAGCTACTAAAACTACTATTGTAATTAATGAAGATCCTGTAACAGAGGAAGGTATTGTTGAAATTTTAGGAACGAACCAAGATGGTATTGATGCTGTATTAGCAAAAATTGATTCTTTAATGTTTAAACCAGAAGTTGGTGGTACTTACGAAGTTAAAGTTATTAAAATGTTAGATTTTGGTGCGGTTGTAGAATATACACAAGCTCCAGGAAATGAGGTTTTATTACACGTAAGTGAACTAGCTTGGGAACGTACTGAAAATGTTACCGATGTTGTTAATATGGGCGATGTTTTTAACGTGAAATACTTTGGAGTCGATCCTAAAACACGTAAAGAAAAAGTATCTCGTAAAGCATTACTAGAGAAACCAGAAGGATATGTTGCTAGACCACCAAGAGATAACAACGATCGTGGTGGACGTGATAACAGAGGTAGAGATAATCGCGGACGTGATAATCGTCGTGATGACAGAAGACCTAGAGAAGACAAAAAAGAGGATTAA
- the rpsO gene encoding 30S ribosomal protein S15, with translation MYLAKEVKEEIFAKHGKGANDTGSAEGQIALFTHRINHLTEHLKKNRKDYNTERSLVKLVGKRRALLDYLTKKDILRYRAIVKELGLRK, from the coding sequence ATGTATTTAGCAAAAGAAGTAAAAGAAGAAATCTTCGCAAAACACGGTAAAGGAGCAAACGATACTGGAAGTGCAGAAGGACAAATCGCGTTATTTACGCACAGAATTAATCACTTAACAGAGCACTTAAAAAAGAATCGTAAAGATTATAATACTGAGCGTTCTTTAGTAAAACTAGTAGGTAAGCGTCGTGCTTTACTAGATTACTTAACGAAGAAAGATATCTTAAGATATCGTGCAATCGTAAAAGAATTAGGATTAAGAAAATAA
- the accD gene encoding acetyl-CoA carboxylase, carboxyltransferase subunit beta: MSWFKRKTAGITTTTEEKKDTPKGLWYKSPTGKIVDAEELEKNFYVSPEDGYHVRIGSKEYFEILFDNNEFKELDANLESKDPLKFVDTKKYPDRLKAAQNKTNLKDAVRVGVGKSKGKDLVVACMDFAFIGGSMGSVVGEKIARAADYSLKNNIPLMVISKSGGARMMEAALSLMQLAKTSVKLAQLADAQIPYISLCTDPTTGGTTASFAMLGDINISEPGALIGFAGPRIVRDTTGKELPEGFQTAEFLLEHGFLDFITVRKQLKNKVNQYLDLILNQPLRA, encoded by the coding sequence ATGTCTTGGTTTAAGAGAAAAACAGCAGGAATTACAACAACTACAGAAGAGAAAAAAGACACCCCTAAAGGGTTGTGGTACAAATCTCCAACTGGTAAAATAGTTGATGCCGAAGAATTAGAAAAAAACTTTTACGTAAGTCCGGAAGATGGCTATCATGTTCGTATTGGAAGTAAAGAATATTTTGAAATTCTTTTTGATAATAATGAATTTAAAGAATTAGATGCTAATTTAGAATCTAAAGATCCGCTTAAATTTGTGGATACAAAAAAATATCCAGACCGTTTAAAAGCGGCACAAAATAAAACAAATTTAAAAGATGCCGTGCGCGTTGGGGTTGGCAAATCTAAAGGGAAAGATTTAGTAGTTGCCTGTATGGATTTTGCTTTTATTGGCGGATCGATGGGTAGCGTTGTAGGTGAAAAAATTGCACGTGCAGCCGATTATTCTCTAAAAAACAACATCCCATTAATGGTTATCTCTAAGTCTGGTGGTGCTCGTATGATGGAAGCCGCATTATCGTTAATGCAATTGGCTAAAACATCTGTAAAATTAGCACAATTAGCCGATGCCCAAATACCTTACATTTCCTTATGTACCGACCCAACAACAGGTGGTACAACTGCCTCTTTTGCTATGTTAGGTGATATAAATATTAGCGAGCCTGGTGCTTTAATTGGTTTTGCAGGACCTAGAATTGTTAGAGATACCACAGGAAAAGAACTACCTGAAGGTTTCCAAACTGCCGAGTTTTTATTAGAACATGGTTTTCTAGATTTTATTACTGTTAGAAAACAACTAAAAAATAAGGTAAATCAATATTTAGATTTAATATTAAATCAGCCTTTAAGAGCCTAA
- the fbaA gene encoding class II fructose-bisphosphate aldolase gives MGHNIKPGVATGKEVQAIFKLAKEKGFALPAVNVIGSDTINGVLETAAALNAPVIIQFSNGGAQFNAGKGLSNEGQKAAIAGAIAGAKHVHTLAEAYGVPVILHTDHCAKKLLPWIDGLLDASEKHYAETGKSLFSSHMIDLSEEPIEENIEICKTYLERMSKMGMTLEIELGITGGEEDGVDNSDVDDSKLYTQPEEVAYAYEELSKVSDQFTIAAAFGNVHGVYKPGNVKLTPKILKNSQDYISEKYGVGHNHIDFVFHGGSGSTVEEIREGISYGVVKMNIDTDLQYAFMSGIRDYMSEKAAYLKGQIGNPEGEDSPNKKYYDPRVWLRSGEVTFIERLKQAFEDLNNVNTL, from the coding sequence ATGGGACACAACATTAAACCAGGAGTTGCTACAGGCAAAGAAGTGCAAGCCATTTTTAAACTTGCTAAAGAAAAAGGATTTGCATTACCAGCCGTAAACGTAATAGGATCTGATACAATAAACGGCGTTTTAGAAACTGCTGCAGCTTTAAATGCTCCCGTAATTATTCAATTTTCTAACGGAGGTGCTCAATTCAACGCAGGAAAAGGATTAAGCAATGAAGGTCAAAAAGCAGCCATAGCCGGTGCTATTGCTGGAGCAAAACACGTTCATACTTTAGCTGAAGCTTATGGCGTGCCTGTAATATTACATACAGACCACTGTGCTAAAAAACTTTTACCTTGGATTGACGGTTTACTTGATGCGAGTGAAAAACACTATGCTGAAACAGGAAAATCTTTATTTAGTTCGCATATGATTGACCTTTCTGAAGAGCCAATTGAAGAAAACATTGAAATTTGCAAAACTTATTTAGAAAGAATGTCTAAAATGGGCATGACTTTAGAAATAGAATTAGGTATTACAGGTGGTGAAGAAGATGGCGTTGACAACAGTGATGTAGACGACTCTAAACTATACACACAACCAGAAGAAGTAGCATATGCTTACGAAGAATTAAGCAAAGTAAGTGACCAGTTTACTATTGCAGCTGCTTTTGGTAACGTACATGGTGTTTACAAACCAGGAAATGTGAAATTAACTCCGAAAATCTTAAAAAACTCACAAGATTATATTTCAGAAAAATACGGTGTTGGACATAACCATATAGATTTCGTATTCCATGGTGGTTCTGGATCGACGGTTGAAGAAATTCGCGAAGGAATAAGCTACGGTGTTGTAAAAATGAATATTGATACCGATTTACAATATGCTTTCATGTCTGGTATTCGTGATTATATGAGTGAAAAAGCAGCGTATTTAAAAGGTCAAATTGGAAATCCTGAAGGCGAAGATTCTCCAAACAAAAAATATTACGATCCACGTGTTTGGTTACGTTCTGGTGAAGTAACTTTTATAGAGCGTTTAAAACAAGCATTTGAAGATTTAAACAACGTAAATACGTTATAA